One segment of Streptomyces sp. NBC_00576 DNA contains the following:
- a CDS encoding fibronectin type III domain-containing protein, giving the protein MRRVVRYVTSVCGVLLLTVSCAWSGDGSGTGVRLPPTPAGVTAAAGSATSVHVMWNRAPDGPEVAVYEVYRGGMKVREVPGSEHMVDVVGLAPATPYVFTVRARNTDGRSGPHSEGVRATTPVASPADATAPTRPGHPRGSPAGSRSARLSWGASTDDRGVASYDIYQGTSRIHTVSGDRTTAVVTGLRPGTDYTFTVRARDAADNVSPAGDPVRLTTAPGTDDGRATAPTGFRTTTHRTDGAYYLDLSWIPPRPDGVITEYEIQLDGRPATSLVWGGPAPRERASYSFYAGRDAGVGYRVRIRARLPDGTWGGFSAERTAVTAP; this is encoded by the coding sequence GTGCGACGCGTCGTCCGTTACGTCACGTCCGTCTGCGGTGTGCTGCTGCTCACCGTCTCCTGTGCCTGGAGCGGGGACGGGAGCGGCACGGGGGTCCGGCTTCCGCCCACCCCGGCCGGGGTCACAGCCGCCGCGGGCAGCGCGACCAGCGTGCACGTGATGTGGAATCGGGCACCGGACGGGCCCGAGGTCGCCGTGTACGAGGTGTATCGCGGCGGGATGAAGGTGAGAGAGGTGCCCGGTTCGGAGCACATGGTGGATGTCGTCGGCCTCGCCCCGGCCACCCCGTACGTCTTCACCGTGCGGGCACGGAACACCGACGGGCGCTCCGGGCCACACAGCGAGGGTGTCCGCGCGACGACCCCCGTCGCGTCCCCGGCGGACGCCACCGCCCCGACCCGCCCCGGCCACCCGCGGGGCAGCCCGGCCGGCAGCCGGTCGGCACGGCTCTCCTGGGGTGCGTCGACCGACGACCGGGGTGTGGCCTCGTACGACATCTACCAGGGCACGTCGAGAATCCACACCGTGAGCGGGGACCGGACAACCGCTGTGGTCACCGGGCTGCGACCGGGCACCGACTACACCTTCACCGTCCGCGCCCGCGACGCCGCCGACAACGTCTCCCCCGCCGGCGACCCCGTACGGCTGACCACCGCACCGGGCACCGACGACGGCCGCGCCACCGCCCCCACCGGCTTCCGTACGACGACCCATCGCACGGACGGGGCGTACTACCTCGACCTGTCCTGGATACCGCCGCGCCCCGACGGCGTGATCACGGAGTACGAGATCCAGCTCGACGGACGTCCGGCCACGTCCCTCGTGTGGGGCGGCCCCGCACCGCGCGAGCGGGCGTCGTACAGCTTCTATGCGGGCCGGGACGCGGGGGTCGGATACCGGGTACGGATCAGAGCGCGGCTACCGGACGGGACGTGGGGTGGGTTCTCGGCGGAGCGGACGGCGGTGACGGCTCCGTAG
- a CDS encoding glycoside hydrolase family 75 protein — MRVQTLTLAAAGAALLAPTTLPAAVHSNEPVRYEGSVRAADLLAKVRDCTPVSNGRYRSDAGTPADIPVCGTEDAVFWKADMDIDCDGRPGPRCNSRTDPYFANSTAYQQSDGGELAPERLPFIVVPVASSIWNYRDHGIRGGSVAAVVYRDRVEYAVVGDTGPYDIIGEASYATADALGINPNPHGGGAASGVTYIVFKNSRVSPIEDHAAAVETGEQLAKQFVGQVDAGDAGVDGD, encoded by the coding sequence GTGCGTGTCCAGACGCTGACGCTCGCCGCGGCCGGCGCCGCCCTGCTCGCCCCGACCACTCTTCCCGCCGCCGTCCACTCGAATGAGCCGGTGCGGTACGAGGGCAGCGTCCGGGCCGCCGACCTGCTGGCCAAGGTGCGTGACTGCACGCCCGTGTCCAACGGCCGCTATCGCAGCGACGCCGGAACCCCGGCGGACATCCCTGTCTGCGGCACCGAGGACGCCGTGTTCTGGAAGGCCGACATGGACATCGACTGCGACGGTCGGCCCGGCCCGCGCTGCAACAGCCGCACCGACCCGTACTTCGCCAACAGCACCGCGTACCAGCAGTCCGATGGTGGCGAACTGGCCCCCGAACGCCTGCCGTTCATCGTCGTACCGGTCGCCAGCAGCATCTGGAACTACCGTGACCACGGCATCCGGGGCGGCTCGGTCGCCGCCGTCGTCTACCGGGACCGAGTGGAGTACGCGGTCGTCGGCGACACCGGACCGTACGACATCATCGGTGAGGCGTCCTACGCCACCGCCGACGCGCTGGGCATCAACCCCAACCCACACGGCGGCGGGGCCGCCTCCGGCGTCACGTACATCGTCTTCAAGAACTCCAGGGTGTCGCCGATCGAGGACCACGCGGCGGCGGTGGAGACGGGGGAGCAGTTGGCGAAGCAGTTCGTGGGCCAGGTCGACGCGGGTGACGCGGGCGTGGACGGCGACTGA
- a CDS encoding PTS-dependent dihydroxyacetone kinase phosphotransferase subunit DhaM — protein sequence MGGEKLVGVVLVSHSAAVASSVADLARGLVGGGATVPVAAAGGTESGELGTSAELITAAARSVDRGAGVAVLMDLGSAVLTVKALLAEGDELPPGTRLLDAPFVEGAVAAVVTASTGADLAAVEAAAAEAYTYRKV from the coding sequence CTGGGCGGCGAGAAGTTGGTCGGGGTCGTGCTGGTCTCGCACAGCGCGGCGGTTGCATCCTCGGTGGCGGACCTGGCCCGGGGGCTCGTGGGCGGCGGTGCGACCGTTCCCGTCGCCGCGGCGGGCGGCACCGAGTCCGGCGAACTGGGCACGAGCGCCGAACTGATCACCGCGGCGGCCCGTTCCGTGGACCGGGGTGCCGGAGTCGCCGTCCTGATGGACCTGGGCAGCGCGGTCCTCACGGTGAAGGCGCTCCTGGCGGAGGGTGACGAACTCCCGCCCGGCACCCGCCTGTTGGACGCCCCGTTCGTCGAGGGAGCGGTGGCGGCGGTCGTCACGGCGTCCACGGGAGCCGACCTCGCGGCGGTCGAGGCGGCGGCCGCGGAGGCGTACACGTACCGGAAGGTGTGA
- the dhaL gene encoding dihydroxyacetone kinase subunit DhaL, producing the protein MLDADFFRRWMTATAVSVGHEAERLTALDSPIGDADHGSNLRRGFNAVAAVVEKDAPDTPGAVLTLAGRQLISTVGGASGPLYGTLLRRTGKALGEAVEVSAEQFADALRTGVDAVMALGGAAPGDKTMIDALVPAVDALGDSFAAARTAAEQGALATTPLQARKGRASYLGERSIGHQDPGATSAALLIAALAETAGE; encoded by the coding sequence GTGCTCGATGCCGACTTCTTCCGCCGCTGGATGACGGCGACGGCCGTGTCCGTCGGCCACGAGGCGGAGCGGCTCACCGCCCTGGACTCGCCGATCGGCGACGCCGATCACGGCAGCAATCTGCGGCGCGGGTTCAACGCCGTGGCCGCCGTCGTGGAGAAGGACGCGCCCGACACGCCCGGTGCCGTCCTCACTCTTGCCGGACGCCAGCTCATCTCGACGGTCGGCGGCGCCTCGGGACCGCTGTACGGAACCCTGTTGCGCCGGACGGGCAAGGCGCTCGGCGAGGCGGTCGAGGTGAGCGCGGAGCAGTTCGCGGACGCGCTGCGCACCGGGGTGGACGCGGTGATGGCGCTCGGCGGTGCGGCGCCCGGCGACAAGACGATGATCGATGCTCTCGTGCCCGCCGTGGACGCCCTCGGTGACTCGTTCGCCGCCGCCCGCACGGCCGCCGAACAGGGCGCCCTCGCGACGACGCCTCTGCAGGCCCGTAAGGGCAGGGCGAGTTATCTCGGCGAGCGCAGCATCGGTCACCAGGATCCGGGGGCCACCTCGGCGGCGCTGCTGATCGCGGCTCTCGCGGAGACCGCCGGTGAGTGA
- the dhaK gene encoding dihydroxyacetone kinase subunit DhaK translates to MKMLINVPETVVTDALRGMAAAHPELTVDVENRVIVRRDAPVAGKVALVSGGGSGHEPLHGGFVGPGMLSAACPGEVFTSPVPDQMVRAAAAVDSGAGVLFVVKNYTGDVLNFDMAAELAEDEGIQVAKVLVNDDVAVTDSLYTAGRRGTGGTLFVEKIAGAAADEGRPLEQVRSVAQQVNDQCRSFGVALGACTTPAKGSPTFDLPPGELELGVGIHGEPGRERRPMMTSGEIADFAVEAVLEDLNPRNPVLVLVNGMGATPLLELYGFNAEVQRVLAGRGVAVARTLVGNYVTSLDMAGASVTLCEIDEELLRLWDAPVRTAGLRWGM, encoded by the coding sequence ATGAAGATGCTCATCAACGTTCCGGAGACCGTGGTCACCGATGCGCTGCGGGGCATGGCGGCGGCCCATCCCGAGCTGACCGTCGACGTGGAGAACCGGGTGATCGTACGGCGGGACGCGCCCGTTGCCGGGAAAGTGGCCCTCGTCTCCGGTGGCGGGTCGGGGCACGAGCCGTTGCACGGGGGGTTCGTGGGGCCGGGGATGCTGTCGGCGGCCTGCCCGGGTGAGGTGTTCACGTCTCCCGTGCCCGACCAGATGGTGCGGGCAGCGGCCGCCGTGGACAGCGGGGCGGGCGTCCTGTTCGTGGTGAAGAACTACACCGGCGACGTCCTCAACTTCGACATGGCGGCCGAACTCGCCGAGGACGAGGGCATCCAGGTCGCGAAAGTCCTCGTCAATGACGATGTCGCCGTGACCGACAGCCTCTACACGGCCGGGCGGCGCGGTACGGGCGGCACGCTGTTCGTGGAGAAGATCGCCGGTGCGGCCGCGGACGAGGGACGCCCGTTGGAGCAGGTGCGCTCCGTCGCCCAGCAGGTCAACGACCAGTGCCGCAGCTTCGGTGTCGCACTCGGCGCCTGCACCACCCCCGCCAAGGGCAGCCCCACCTTCGATCTGCCGCCGGGCGAGCTGGAGTTGGGCGTCGGCATCCACGGCGAACCGGGACGGGAGCGGCGGCCGATGATGACCTCGGGCGAGATCGCCGACTTCGCGGTGGAGGCCGTGCTGGAGGATCTGAACCCGCGCAATCCCGTGCTGGTCCTGGTCAACGGGATGGGCGCGACGCCGCTGTTGGAGCTGTACGGGTTCAACGCCGAGGTGCAGCGCGTGCTGGCCGGGCGCGGGGTCGCCGTGGCCCGCACTCTCGTCGGCAACTACGTCACCTCGCTCGACATGGCCGGCGCCTCGGTGACCCTGTGCGAGATCGACGAGGAGTTGCTGCGGCTGTGGGACGCGCCGGTGCGGACGGCGGGTCTGCGCTGGGGCATGTGA
- a CDS encoding TetR/AcrR family transcriptional regulator has product MNNAAPAPARTRGRPRGNPPTRESIVSAARALFLERGYRGTTLRAVAGAAGVDPALIGYHFGSKKSLFADVMQFQCANALAVDDVLGGDPATLPDRLIDAVTDLWEDADFVQLTAQGEEAAEVIREYLERELLARLVEFLGGRDATARATAVVTILGGIIYTRYLNPLPTPAALTPSETRHVLIPALRAALAPRPRTTATTGASRRGSPTSGGGAVRP; this is encoded by the coding sequence ATGAATAACGCCGCCCCTGCCCCCGCCCGCACCCGAGGCCGCCCCCGCGGCAACCCGCCGACCCGCGAGTCGATCGTCTCGGCGGCCCGGGCGCTGTTCCTGGAGCGCGGCTACCGTGGCACCACTCTGCGCGCGGTGGCCGGGGCCGCCGGGGTCGACCCGGCGCTGATCGGGTACCACTTCGGCTCGAAGAAAAGCCTGTTCGCGGACGTGATGCAGTTCCAGTGCGCCAATGCGCTGGCGGTGGACGACGTCCTCGGGGGCGACCCGGCCACCCTCCCCGACCGCCTGATCGACGCGGTGACGGACCTGTGGGAGGACGCCGACTTCGTACAGCTCACCGCCCAGGGCGAGGAGGCTGCCGAGGTGATCCGCGAATACCTGGAACGCGAGCTGCTGGCCCGCCTTGTTGAATTTCTCGGCGGCCGGGACGCAACCGCCCGCGCCACGGCCGTGGTGACGATCCTCGGCGGCATCATCTACACCCGCTACCTCAACCCCCTCCCCACCCCCGCCGCCCTCACCCCGTCCGAGACCCGCCACGTCCTCATCCCGGCGCTGCGCGCGGCACTGGCCCCGAGGCCGCGCACCACGGCAACCACCGGAGCGAGCCGTCGCGGCTCGCCGACCTCCGGTGGAGGCGCCGTCCGGCCTTGA